The following coding sequences lie in one Aricia agestis chromosome 18, ilAriAges1.1, whole genome shotgun sequence genomic window:
- the LOC121735871 gene encoding uncharacterized protein LOC121735871 has protein sequence MCVCAKIFVFLVIVDAAKYSTNASKKGRSSSSGEKTPKSSEGTVEDSLDLSIDSKSSSKSKESDDTSRDSTVELRGWRKYHRVCPPCPRDMAKKPTDKTISWVCGGYQKARRTFKSVCMMRLRNCQDGTMFVKLYDGICKAPRDGSPLGDHFFYDMREKDSDISELSDMTESSESNED, from the exons ATGTGTGTTTGCGCGAAAATATTTGTGTTTCTAGTGATTG ttgatgcTGCAAAATATTCAACAAATGCGTCAAAGAAAGGAAGATCCTCATCATCTGGTGAAAAGACACCCAAAA GTTCCGAGGGGACTGTTGAGGACAGTCTGGACTTATCCATAGACTCCAAATCCTCATCCAAGTCCAAAGAGTCAGATGACACGAGCAGGGATTCAACAGTTGAACTCAGAGGATG GAGAAAGTACCACCGCGTCTGTCCCCCCTGTCCACGAGACATGGCGAAGAAGCCCACGGACAAGACCATCAGCTGGGTCTGTGGTGGGTACCAGAAGGCACGGAGGACTTTCAAGAGCGTTTGCATGATGCGGCTGAGGAATTGCCAGGATGGGACTA TGTTCGTCAAACTGTACGACGGTATCTGCAAGGCCCCGCGCGACGGCAGCCCCCTCGGCGACCACTTCTTCTACGACATGAGAGAGAAGGACTCAGATATATCTGAACTCTCAGATATGACAGAGAGTAGTGAGAGTAATGAAGACTAA